One window from the genome of Pseudoliparis swirei isolate HS2019 ecotype Mariana Trench chromosome 24, NWPU_hadal_v1, whole genome shotgun sequence encodes:
- the coro2aa gene encoding coronin-2A isoform X1 produces MTVSKMTWRPQYRCSKFRHVFGKAATKESCYDGVPITCSVQDNNFCAVNPRFLAVITECAGGGAFLVLSIRHTGKVDPHQPRVSGHKGKVLDIKWNPFNDYCIASCSEDATVKVWEIPPHGVMKNLTAPWKELQGHSRRVGLIEWHPTANNILFSTGYDYQVMIWNLDCPDQVIKNPVRTITHHTDVVLSMSFNTDGSLMATTCKDKKVRLIESRSGNLQQEANCKTHKASKVLFLGNLKMLFTSGTSRYNDRQFALWDQDDLSVPLSQENLDGSSGVLFPFFDPDTHMLYLAGKGDGNMRYYEIGSEKPYIHFLTEYRSNVPQKGMGVMPKRGLDVSACEVFRFYKLVTIKNLIEPLSMIVPRRSESYQEDIYPMTAGNKPALSAEEWLSGIDKGPVLMSLKPGSQEAESYSQMSKGRQHSLDTRRCQSRPGMLQLSYIQDKVETKDDKEDGGNTKDERTRTPVSNGEDLDLCSPPRTENELRMKFYKQQEEIRRLKELLNQRDVRVKQLELEIKNNKNSQTLQSPL; encoded by the exons atgACATGGCGTCCTCAGTACCGCTGCTCCAAGTTTCGCCACGTGTTTGGTAAGGCCGCCACCAAGGAGAGCTGCTATGATGGCGTGCCAATCACATGCAGCGTCCAGGACAACAACTTCTGCGCAGTCAACCCACGTTTCCTGGCAGTCATCACTGAGTGTGCCGGGGGAGGGGCCTTCCTGGTGCTCTCCATCCGCCAT ACGGGCAAAGTGGATCCTCACCAACCCCGAGTATCGGGCCACAAAGGCAAGGTGTTAGACATCAAATGGAATCCCTTCAACGACTACTGCATCGCCTCCTGCTCTGAGGACGCCACG GTGAAAGTGTGGGAAATCCCTCCTCATGGTGTGATGAAGAACCTCACAGCACCGTGGAAGGAGCTTCAGGGTCACAGCCGCAGAGTGGGCCTCATTGAGTGGCACCCGACCGCCAACAACATCCTCTTCAGTACGGGCTATGACtaccag GTGATGATCTGGAACCTGGACTGTCCTGATCAGGTGATAAAAAACCCGGTACGGACAATCACCCACCACACAGACGTCGTCCTCTCCATGTCTTTCAACACAGATGGCAGCCTCATGGCCACCACCTGCAAGGACAAGAAGGTCCGACTCATAGAGTCGCGCTCAGGAAACCTAcagcag GAAGCCAACTGCAAGACACACAAGGCCAGCAAGGTGCTGTTCCTGGGTAACCTGAAGATGCTCTTCACATCGGGCACTTCCCGTTACAACGACCGGCAGTTTGCTCTGTGGGATCAG GACGATCTGTCCGTGCCTTTGTCACAAGAGAACCTGGATGGTTCATCAGGagtcctctttcctttctttgaccccgacacacacatgctctatCTTGCTGGGAAG GGTGACGGAAATATGAGGTACTATGAGATCGGCTCAGAAAAACCGTATATCCACTTTCTAacggagtaccgctcaaacgtACCTCAGAAAGGAATGG GTGTGATGCCAAAGAGAGGTCTGGATGTGAGCGCCTGTGAGGTGTTCAGGTTCTACAAACTAGTGACAATCAAGAATCTCATTGAGCCTCTTTCCATGATCGTACCCCGCAGG TCAGAGTCATACCAAGAAGACATCTATCCAATGACTGCTGGTAACAAGCCTGCTCTGTCTGCGGAGGAGTGGCTCAGCGGCATTGATAAAG GTCCGGTGCTAATGTCTCTGAAGCCTGGAAGTCAAGAAGCAGAATCATACTCGCAGATGAGCAAAGGGCGGCAACACTCGCTGGACACTCGCAGGTGTCAGAGCAGACCAGGCATGCTGCAGCTGTCCTACATTCAGGACAAAGTGGAAACCAAAGACGACAAGGAGGACGGCGGCAATACaaaggacgagaggacgaggacaCCCGTCAGCAACGGAGAAGACCTCGACCTTTGTTCTCCGCCCCGGACAGAGAATGAG CTGCGAATGAAGTTCtacaagcagcaggaggagatccGGCGGTTGAAGGAGCTCCTCAACCAGAGGGACGTGCGCGTCAAACAGCTGGAGCTGGAGATTAAGAACAACAAAAACTCCCAGACTCTCCAGAGCCCACTCTAA
- the coro2aa gene encoding coronin-2A isoform X2 encodes MTWRPQYRCSKFRHVFGKAATKESCYDGVPITCSVQDNNFCAVNPRFLAVITECAGGGAFLVLSIRHTGKVDPHQPRVSGHKGKVLDIKWNPFNDYCIASCSEDATVKVWEIPPHGVMKNLTAPWKELQGHSRRVGLIEWHPTANNILFSTGYDYQVMIWNLDCPDQVIKNPVRTITHHTDVVLSMSFNTDGSLMATTCKDKKVRLIESRSGNLQQEANCKTHKASKVLFLGNLKMLFTSGTSRYNDRQFALWDQDDLSVPLSQENLDGSSGVLFPFFDPDTHMLYLAGKGDGNMRYYEIGSEKPYIHFLTEYRSNVPQKGMGVMPKRGLDVSACEVFRFYKLVTIKNLIEPLSMIVPRRSESYQEDIYPMTAGNKPALSAEEWLSGIDKGPVLMSLKPGSQEAESYSQMSKGRQHSLDTRRCQSRPGMLQLSYIQDKVETKDDKEDGGNTKDERTRTPVSNGEDLDLCSPPRTENELRMKFYKQQEEIRRLKELLNQRDVRVKQLELEIKNNKNSQTLQSPL; translated from the exons atgACATGGCGTCCTCAGTACCGCTGCTCCAAGTTTCGCCACGTGTTTGGTAAGGCCGCCACCAAGGAGAGCTGCTATGATGGCGTGCCAATCACATGCAGCGTCCAGGACAACAACTTCTGCGCAGTCAACCCACGTTTCCTGGCAGTCATCACTGAGTGTGCCGGGGGAGGGGCCTTCCTGGTGCTCTCCATCCGCCAT ACGGGCAAAGTGGATCCTCACCAACCCCGAGTATCGGGCCACAAAGGCAAGGTGTTAGACATCAAATGGAATCCCTTCAACGACTACTGCATCGCCTCCTGCTCTGAGGACGCCACG GTGAAAGTGTGGGAAATCCCTCCTCATGGTGTGATGAAGAACCTCACAGCACCGTGGAAGGAGCTTCAGGGTCACAGCCGCAGAGTGGGCCTCATTGAGTGGCACCCGACCGCCAACAACATCCTCTTCAGTACGGGCTATGACtaccag GTGATGATCTGGAACCTGGACTGTCCTGATCAGGTGATAAAAAACCCGGTACGGACAATCACCCACCACACAGACGTCGTCCTCTCCATGTCTTTCAACACAGATGGCAGCCTCATGGCCACCACCTGCAAGGACAAGAAGGTCCGACTCATAGAGTCGCGCTCAGGAAACCTAcagcag GAAGCCAACTGCAAGACACACAAGGCCAGCAAGGTGCTGTTCCTGGGTAACCTGAAGATGCTCTTCACATCGGGCACTTCCCGTTACAACGACCGGCAGTTTGCTCTGTGGGATCAG GACGATCTGTCCGTGCCTTTGTCACAAGAGAACCTGGATGGTTCATCAGGagtcctctttcctttctttgaccccgacacacacatgctctatCTTGCTGGGAAG GGTGACGGAAATATGAGGTACTATGAGATCGGCTCAGAAAAACCGTATATCCACTTTCTAacggagtaccgctcaaacgtACCTCAGAAAGGAATGG GTGTGATGCCAAAGAGAGGTCTGGATGTGAGCGCCTGTGAGGTGTTCAGGTTCTACAAACTAGTGACAATCAAGAATCTCATTGAGCCTCTTTCCATGATCGTACCCCGCAGG TCAGAGTCATACCAAGAAGACATCTATCCAATGACTGCTGGTAACAAGCCTGCTCTGTCTGCGGAGGAGTGGCTCAGCGGCATTGATAAAG GTCCGGTGCTAATGTCTCTGAAGCCTGGAAGTCAAGAAGCAGAATCATACTCGCAGATGAGCAAAGGGCGGCAACACTCGCTGGACACTCGCAGGTGTCAGAGCAGACCAGGCATGCTGCAGCTGTCCTACATTCAGGACAAAGTGGAAACCAAAGACGACAAGGAGGACGGCGGCAATACaaaggacgagaggacgaggacaCCCGTCAGCAACGGAGAAGACCTCGACCTTTGTTCTCCGCCCCGGACAGAGAATGAG CTGCGAATGAAGTTCtacaagcagcaggaggagatccGGCGGTTGAAGGAGCTCCTCAACCAGAGGGACGTGCGCGTCAAACAGCTGGAGCTGGAGATTAAGAACAACAAAAACTCCCAGACTCTCCAGAGCCCACTCTAA